From the genome of Amycolatopsis sp. NBC_01488, one region includes:
- a CDS encoding MFS transporter has product MKGLWGNRDFRLLWTGETASMLGSMVAGTALPLVAVVTLQASTFDVALLTAVAWLPWLVVGLPAGAWVDRLPKRPVMLACNTVSMAVFGSVPLAAAFGALTMPLLLAAALLGGVAKVFFTLAYRAYLPALLGTDDLLEANAKLQGSESATQVGGPGLAGLLAQAFGPVSGILADAVSFGFSVLCVRAIRVRETVAVAPRTPLRSQIGEGLRFVVGDRYLRSLMVFGAVSNLALTGYSSIQIVFLSRTLGAAPGLVGLVLSLAAAGGILGAALAGRLGARFGTARAFLLCEVAAAPMMVLGPLSGPGWRLSLFVLGVFGVCAGVVASNVLTTTFRQSYCPPELFSRITSSASLTAYGTIPLAGVLGGVLGEAIGVRETLWVASVVLVAALPILAPFRKLRDFPVTAAGRPPRRQPLPT; this is encoded by the coding sequence GTGAAGGGGCTCTGGGGGAACAGGGACTTCCGGCTGCTCTGGACCGGCGAGACCGCGAGCATGCTCGGCAGCATGGTCGCGGGCACGGCGTTGCCGCTGGTCGCGGTGGTCACGCTGCAGGCGAGCACCTTCGACGTCGCGCTGCTGACAGCGGTCGCGTGGCTGCCGTGGCTGGTCGTCGGCCTGCCCGCCGGCGCGTGGGTCGACCGGCTGCCCAAGCGGCCGGTGATGCTGGCCTGCAACACGGTGTCGATGGCGGTGTTCGGCAGTGTCCCGCTCGCGGCCGCGTTCGGGGCGCTGACGATGCCGTTGCTGCTGGCCGCCGCTCTGCTCGGCGGCGTCGCGAAGGTGTTCTTCACCCTCGCCTACCGGGCTTACCTGCCCGCCCTGCTCGGCACGGACGACCTCCTGGAAGCCAACGCGAAGCTGCAGGGCAGCGAGTCCGCGACCCAGGTCGGCGGGCCCGGCCTGGCCGGGCTGCTGGCCCAGGCGTTCGGCCCGGTCAGCGGCATCCTCGCCGACGCGGTCAGCTTCGGCTTCTCCGTGCTGTGCGTGCGGGCGATCCGGGTGCGCGAAACCGTGGCCGTCGCGCCGCGGACACCGTTGCGCAGCCAGATCGGCGAAGGCCTGCGGTTCGTCGTGGGCGACCGGTACCTGCGGTCGCTGATGGTGTTCGGCGCGGTGTCGAACCTCGCGCTGACCGGCTACAGCTCCATCCAGATCGTCTTCCTGTCGCGCACGCTCGGCGCCGCGCCCGGCCTGGTCGGCCTGGTGCTCTCGCTCGCCGCGGCCGGCGGGATCCTCGGCGCGGCGCTGGCCGGACGGCTCGGCGCGCGCTTCGGCACCGCCCGCGCGTTCCTGCTGTGCGAGGTCGCCGCGGCGCCGATGATGGTGCTCGGGCCGCTGAGCGGGCCGGGCTGGCGGCTGTCGCTGTTCGTCCTCGGCGTGTTCGGCGTCTGCGCGGGTGTCGTCGCCTCGAACGTGCTGACCACGACGTTCCGGCAGAGCTACTGCCCGCCGGAGCTGTTCAGCCGGATCACCTCGAGCGCGTCGCTCACCGCCTACGGCACGATCCCGCTGGCCGGGGTACTCGGCGGCGTGCTCGGCGAGGCGATCGGCGTCCGGGAGACGCTGTGGGTGGCCTCGGTCGTGCTGGTCGCCGCGCTGCCGATCCTCGCGCCCTTCCGGAAGCTGCGCGACTTCCCGGTCACAGCAGCAGGACGTCCACCTCGTCGCCAACCGCTGCCGACGTGA